A part of Vigna radiata var. radiata cultivar VC1973A chromosome 11, Vradiata_ver6, whole genome shotgun sequence genomic DNA contains:
- the LOC106776849 gene encoding CBL-interacting protein kinase 8-like has product MLSFLLVRLVPLILLAIFRILSNHKPVIVTEEQAAEEPAGGDEESSVGGADAGADNVVILPELNEEPTGGAVDGADHGVVVITPELSTTDGVLEEAAGGAVTEASGTEASGTTDGAGREDEYTEHRQEFFRNLINGYCLIIFGFISKKPIKTLIREGSERYHDSQSASREIEALRILRGSQNVVVLHEFFWREDEDAVLVLEFLGTELAAVIEKGGVGVGEVKRWMVQALTAVDECHRNMIVHRDLKPANFLVSDDGVLKLADFGQV; this is encoded by the exons ATGTTATCATTTCTTCTAGTCCGTTTAGTTCCTTTAATACTTTTAGCGATATTTCGAATCCTTTCAAACCATAAACCGGTGATAGTTACTGAAGAACAGGCTGCTGAAGAACCGGCTGGTGGAGACGAAGAATCGTCGGTCGGTGGAGCAGACGCTGGAGCAGACAATGTCGTGATCTTGCCGGAGCTCAATGAAGAACCAACTGGTGGAGCGGTTGATGGAGCAGACCATGGCGTGGTAGTTATCACGCCGGAGCTGAGTACAACTGATGGAGTCCTTGAAGAAGCTGCTGGTGGAGCAGTCACTGAAGCTAGTGGAACTGAAGCCAGTGGAACAACCGATGGAGCCGGTAGAGAAGACGAATACACAGAACACAGGCAAGAATTTTTTCGAAATTTAATTAATGGGTACTGTTTGATCATTTTTGGATTTATATCCAAAAAGCCAATTAAGACCCTCATACGAGAG GGATCTGAGAGGTATCACGATTCCCAATCGGCGTCTCGCGAAATCGAAGCGCTGCGGATCCTGAGAGGGTCCCAAAACGTGGTCGTTCTGCACGAGTTCTTCTGGCGCGAGGACGAGGACGCGGTTCTCGTGCTCGAGTTTCTCGGAACCGAACTCGCCGCCGTGATCGAAAAAGGTGGTGTCGGAGTCGGTGAGGTTAAGAGGTGGATGGTGCAGGCTCTGACTGCTGTGGATGAGTGCCACCGGAATATGATCGTTCATAGAGACTTAAAACCCGCGAATTTTTTAGTTTCCGATGACGGGGTGCTCAAGTTAGCAGATTTTGGACAGGTTTAA